One segment of Candidatus Sericytochromatia bacterium DNA contains the following:
- a CDS encoding roadblock/LC7 domain-containing protein — MAKPNGNLVLTEAGVHALNSLTSQLQLDTQARAVLLIEKSGQIITAQGQTSTLDTLSLAALISGSFASTKALARLLGEKNFKTLFQQGKTESIFVVQLETTDTLAVVFGANVTIGLVKFKTMQALERINSQMQALYTDKKPTLSNLSQSIDNLF, encoded by the coding sequence ATGGCGAAACCGAATGGCAATCTGGTCCTCACGGAGGCAGGGGTTCACGCCCTGAACAGTCTGACGTCCCAGTTGCAACTTGACACGCAGGCGCGGGCGGTTTTGCTGATCGAAAAGAGCGGGCAGATCATCACGGCCCAAGGCCAAACCAGCACCCTCGACACGCTCTCTCTGGCCGCCCTGATCAGTGGTTCGTTTGCCTCGACCAAAGCCCTGGCACGGCTCCTCGGAGAGAAGAACTTCAAGACCCTGTTTCAGCAGGGCAAAACCGAAAGCATCTTCGTGGTACAACTCGAAACCACGGATACCTTGGCCGTGGTGTTCGGTGCCAACGTGACGATCGGCCTGGTGAAGTTCAAGACGATGCAGGCCCTGGAGCGAATCAATTCCCAAATGCAGGCGCTTTACACCGACAAGAAGCCCACGCTGTCGAATCTTTCCCAGTCCATCGACAATCTGTTCTAG
- a CDS encoding GTPase domain-containing protein, with translation MALINYATREVNCKIVYYGTGLGGKTTNLEFIHKQVPPHVRGEMVNLATPTERTLYFDFLSLDLGSVQGFKTRFALYTVPGQVEYNASRKLILNGVDGIVFVADSQISRWNENIESMRNMAENLAEYGLKTDEVPWVLQLNKRDLPQVSPIDELNRALNPKGVPHFAAAAHQGLGVFDTLKAVSRSVLTRLS, from the coding sequence GTGGCACTGATCAACTACGCCACCCGCGAAGTCAATTGCAAAATTGTCTATTACGGGACGGGGCTCGGTGGCAAGACCACCAACCTGGAGTTCATCCACAAGCAGGTGCCTCCTCATGTGAGGGGGGAAATGGTCAATCTGGCGACGCCAACGGAACGCACCCTGTATTTCGACTTTCTCTCCCTCGACCTCGGCAGCGTGCAGGGGTTCAAGACCAGATTTGCGCTGTATACCGTGCCCGGGCAAGTGGAATACAATGCGAGCCGAAAGCTGATTCTCAACGGGGTCGATGGCATCGTTTTTGTGGCCGATTCCCAGATCAGCCGCTGGAACGAGAACATCGAATCGATGCGCAACATGGCAGAAAACCTGGCAGAATACGGACTGAAGACCGATGAAGTGCCCTGGGTGCTGCAGTTGAACAAGCGCGATCTGCCACAGGTGAGCCCGATCGATGAGCTCAATCGGGCCCTGAATCCCAAGGGAGTTCCTCATTTTGCGGCCGCAGCGCATCAAGGTTTGGGGGTGTTTGACACCCTCAAGGCCGTGAGTCGTTCCGTCCTGACCCGACTGTCATAG
- a CDS encoding DNA adenine methylase yields the protein MEPYIGQALDQDAPIAPEAERTAELRIKRLMPSRLHEALQDLRFRSLYEPFAGQCQISRYFKRQGKRVFAGDLLEGHYCMAKALIANNDKLVSPERLNTWQEVIRDPRIATRFSPWAHQHFTPEETIWLGIWNAHLAASDVDVTERALGATAVAYTMRYWLSLRNSEIKGSPLTPSQAFSHYVQTLNAWVFNNGVQNRALWGDAYQQASRVEADLLFCYPPTHLGFHQYPLALTLFEGWLKGDPHLTLPGQVEMIPGPPTLGMSLTSASLYAEALRRFLSRCTHIPLWVVAYHEGYLLDETAWTELVGEFRTIVRHVTLSPPDSLHPRRHAEKLLVAR from the coding sequence GACGCGCCGATCGCCCCGGAGGCGGAGCGGACGGCGGAGCTACGAATCAAACGCCTCATGCCCAGCAGGCTGCACGAGGCCCTTCAGGACCTGCGTTTTCGAAGCCTTTACGAACCCTTTGCCGGCCAATGCCAGATCTCGCGCTACTTCAAGCGACAAGGCAAGCGGGTCTTCGCCGGGGATCTGCTGGAGGGCCATTACTGCATGGCCAAGGCCTTGATCGCCAACAACGACAAGCTGGTCTCGCCCGAACGGCTAAACACCTGGCAAGAGGTCATTCGCGACCCACGGATCGCGACGCGTTTCAGCCCCTGGGCCCACCAGCATTTCACACCGGAGGAAACGATCTGGCTGGGTATCTGGAATGCGCACCTCGCCGCCAGTGACGTGGACGTGACCGAACGTGCCCTGGGAGCTACCGCTGTGGCCTACACCATGCGTTACTGGCTCTCTCTGCGAAACAGCGAAATCAAGGGCAGCCCCCTCACGCCCTCACAGGCCTTCTCCCATTACGTACAAACGCTCAATGCGTGGGTATTCAACAATGGAGTCCAGAATCGCGCCCTGTGGGGAGACGCCTATCAGCAGGCCTCCCGTGTTGAAGCGGACCTCCTTTTCTGCTATCCTCCCACCCACCTTGGTTTCCACCAATATCCTCTGGCCCTCACCTTGTTTGAGGGATGGCTCAAGGGGGATCCCCACCTGACCCTACCCGGCCAAGTCGAAATGATCCCGGGCCCCCCAACCCTCGGGATGAGTCTCACCTCCGCATCGCTATACGCGGAAGCCCTGCGGCGTTTCCTTTCCCGTTGCACGCACATTCCGCTGTGGGTCGTGGCTTATCATGAAGGTTATCTTCTCGACGAGACGGCATGGACGGAGCTGGTGGGAGAATTCCGCACGATTGTCCGGCATGTCACGCTCAGTCCCCCGGACTCCCTTCATCCTCGGCGACACGCGGAAAAACTGTTAGTCGCCCGCTGA
- a CDS encoding DUF4388 domain-containing protein has product MLKEGSLQDFSLPDLLQILVLGKASGTLSMRRDGRTGSLTFVDGQLVQARTGERFGEDVAADLFLWTSGVFDFAEGMPPTAPADVLPLDSITQEGIRRLDRWRQVRESLPSFFSSRAWLHPTQMYQAEPSPLLQTLGSGKTYGDLVKDWAASELELLEELARLYHEDQLGISCAPEEQLRQLFDNVATELFSQFASISGVKMVEGLEARLNEDARLAALGLRWRAGKPQDSLPGNWPKAQLMGAYRSQFHVMSDFISRVYGAAFVERVIQPVLEEATAPQRALWLELTATAPSSSSSGHSGG; this is encoded by the coding sequence ATGCTCAAAGAGGGCAGCCTTCAGGACTTCAGCCTACCTGACTTGTTGCAGATTCTCGTGCTCGGCAAAGCATCCGGCACGCTCTCGATGCGACGGGATGGACGAACGGGCAGCCTGACCTTTGTGGACGGGCAACTCGTGCAGGCACGCACGGGCGAACGTTTCGGGGAAGACGTGGCCGCGGACCTGTTCCTGTGGACGTCGGGCGTCTTCGATTTCGCTGAAGGAATGCCGCCCACCGCCCCCGCAGACGTCTTACCACTGGATAGCATCACCCAGGAGGGCATCCGGCGACTGGATCGTTGGCGACAGGTGCGCGAGAGCTTACCCTCATTCTTCTCGTCGCGAGCCTGGCTGCATCCCACGCAGATGTACCAGGCCGAACCATCACCGCTGTTGCAAACCCTCGGCAGCGGTAAAACCTACGGTGACCTGGTCAAGGACTGGGCGGCAAGTGAACTGGAGTTGCTTGAAGAACTTGCCCGCCTTTACCACGAGGATCAGTTGGGCATTTCGTGTGCCCCCGAGGAACAACTGCGCCAGCTGTTCGACAATGTGGCCACTGAGTTGTTCAGCCAGTTTGCCTCGATCAGTGGCGTCAAGATGGTGGAAGGACTGGAAGCGCGGCTCAACGAAGATGCCCGTCTGGCAGCGCTCGGCCTGCGCTGGCGCGCTGGTAAGCCCCAGGACAGCCTCCCCGGCAATTGGCCGAAGGCCCAGTTGATGGGGGCTTATCGCTCCCAGTTTCACGTGATGTCGGATTTCATTTCGAGGGTGTATGGAGCGGCCTTCGTGGAGCGTGTCATCCAGCCCGTCCTCGAGGAAGCGACGGCCCCCCAGCGGGCCCTCTGGCTGGAATTGACGGCAACCGCCCCGTCGTCCTCTTCGAGCGGGCACTCGGGAGGCTGA